GAGTTCTTTTCCATAATAAATTCAGATGGGAGATTAAGACTGTAGTGCTCAAATTCATTGGGAAGGTAAATTTGATCTAAATTCTTCTTTTGAACCAACAAGTCTTTAACCTAGTAACCTGTGGAAAATAATCATGATAGAGCATCACTATCAATTCCTGTAATTTCGTGATGCATTCATCATTTGGACACTATATGTAAGTTTACGATATATTTTAATTAGATAGATGAGCGAGAAAACTTAAATTGATGTCTGCGGCCAATGATGCGAATATTGAGTATATAGACTGGAATAATGCTTTTGAAATATTAGATAAGGCTTTTAAACTTGGTATTTTTGTACTAATAATTGGTCCAAAAGGGACAGGGAAAACCACACTCGTTAGAAAATTCGCTAAGCAGGTAAGTAAAGAACTATCATCTGTAAATTTTAGCCTCAGGACTAGAGAATCTCACTTAATTGGAACTAATACTATCGATAATGGTCAGATAAATTTTGTAAATGGAGTTTTGGTTCACTCGATGACACAGGGAGACTTATTATACCTAGATGAGCTTAATGCGGCCGAACCGGATGTGCTACTTAGGCTAGACGAGGCTTTAGATGATAGAAGACAAATAGTTTTGAAAGAATTCCATGGACAAACAATAAAGGCAAAGGATAACTGGTTTGTAATTGGGACCATCAATCCGCTATCACATGTTGGAACAAAAGAACTCCCCCCACAAATTCTAAGCAGATTCCCAATTAGGATTATGTTAGACTACCCTCCTGAGGATACCGAACTGGAAATTATCAAGAAACATGTTAAGGTAAATACTCAAAACGAGGAAGATAATATTAAAAGTGCAATAAAATTGGCCCATAATCTACGTAAGGCAGCTTCTCTTGAAGAAATTTTTTATAGCCCTAGTTTGAGAGAAACCATAGCATATTCAAAATTGGTAACGAACAATACAAATGCAAAGGAAGCTGCTGAATTTGTTTTTGCAAATGTTTACCATCAATGGGGCGAAATTGAATACCGAAAGGTAATGGACATAATCGCATCCATTTTCCTTTAATTCACGTTGGCAAAGTATGTCTATTTTTTGGGATATAAAAGACAAGGGGAAGGAAAATGATATTGATTCAAAGCATGATAAAAATTTTGATAATGAAATAAAGAGCAAGCAAAACAAGAAAAGGTCCGAATCGTTCTTAAGATTTGACGACCTAGATCTTGACAATATTCATATTAGAAATGATGTATTGCTCGAGATTGCCACGTTCTTATCCAGACGATGGTCAGACAGTACTGAATCAACCATTCATATTTCAAGAGAAGGAAAAATCTCTACTAATTTAGACAAGAAAAGAATTACTCTTCCTGGATTAGATTATTTCTATGGTAACATTTTTCAAAAGTACAGACAATGGCGAACATTACTATGGTATGAATCAGTCAGATTAAAGTATTCATTTAAGATTTTTGATACTGACGTCGTCTTTGGATTTGTATTCAACATTTTGGAGACAAAACGGATAGAAATATTGGGATTAGAAGAATGGAAAGGCATGATAAAAGAAATTATATATTACGAAGGATTATCCTGGCACAATAAACCCCTGCTGAATTCACTACATGGGAAAAACAAAGTTTTAGAAGCATTTTCTCAATTCTTTTTAACAGGTTATATAAAGGGTGAACTCTATGGCGGTGAAAATGAAAGGGTAATTAAAGCATCAGATTATGCACAGAACATCTTAAGAGAATATATTAGAAATTTCAAACTCAATAACAAAACTTTTGACCAAATAAAGGATCAAAAATGGTTAGAATATGAAACAAGGCAGATTATTAAAATACTTCAAGTTGATTCATTAATGTCAGTTCCACCCATCCCAATAATTATGCCAAAAAGCAAAATAGGACTTTCTATGAAGCAAGAGGAAGTCTTATCACAGATTGAAAAGCTTGTAAGAATAAAAAATAAGGAAATAGAAATAGAGAAATTAAAAAAAGAAATTGTTCAAGGCGATGATATCAATGAAGAGTTTAGAATCATAGTTAATGAGAGTAAAAAAAATGATAACAAAGGTTATGAATCAACTGAAAATCTTTCCATCGCAATTCCAGACAACACGGGGGTTGACGAAAATGCCATTTACGATTTTGATTTGATTAATAAGGTGAAAACCGCCCTCAAGGAATGGAAAAGTGGTTGGAAAGAAAAATATGATTTTAGTGGAGACGAAATAGAAATTGAAAATTACATTGAAAAGCAGCCAAAAATTTTTATTAGTGATAAGAAAATTGCAATAAATGTAAAGATATCGGTACTTTTGGATCTTTCAAGCAGTATAGAAGATAATGAAATAGAGTACAAGAAAGCCACAGTAGCATTGTGTGAAGGATTAGAATATCTAGGAATAAAATTTTCCATATATGCTTTCAATACTGAATCTAGAATGGTTAAATGTTGGGTAATTAAACCCCCAACCGCAAGGTGGGGATCCATTTATGCGAGGAGACTGATGCAAGTAAAACCAATAGGAGGAACACCTTTGGCAGAAATATACAAGATACTCCAGCCAAGTATTAGTGCGTTCAAACCAGATATTTTTGTAACACTTACAGACGGCGAACCCTCAGATATGGATGCTGTACGTTCTGTAGTCTTATCATACAAAAGAAGTGGGGTAGAAATGATTGCAATCGGTTTGGGTTCGGATTTAGGAGATGCGATAGGGATTGGACATAATTTAAAATACCTCAACTATCAAAGAATTCTCACTTTATCAAAAAAAAGGTTGCAGGATTTACCAAAAAAAGTATTGGGGCTTTTAACCACAGATTGAGGCAATTCAATAATACCGCACCAAATTAGCAGTAGAAAAATTAGAATGCTAGATCAGGGTTATCCTTTTCGAGTTTCTTCCAATCAGATAAGAAGGAGTCTAGGCCCTTATCTGTCAAGGGATGGCGGATCATCTTATCCAGAATGTCTGGCGGAAGTGTAACGACGTCTGCCCCCATTTTTGCCGCTTCGATCACATGTAATGGATGACGAACGCTAGCCACCAATAGCTGAGTTGAGATATCATAGCTAGCAAATATTTGAACAATTTCGCTTACCAAATTCAGACCCTCAGCTCCAATGTCATCTAACCGACCAATAAACGGACTTACATAAGTAGCTCCAGCTTTTGCAGCTAATAGCGCTTGATTAGCAGAAAAAATTAGTGTTACATTAGTTTTTATCCCCTTTTTAGTTAGTGAATGCACAACTTTTAGACCAGCCATGGTCATAGGAATCTTGACTACTACGTTTTCTCCATATTTTGCTAATTTCAACGACTCTTCTAACATTTTATCATAGTCAATAGCAACTACCTCTAGACTAACTGGTCCTTTCATAATTTCTACGATTTTCTTCATGGTCTTAATTGGGTTGCCTTTTTCTTTTGAAAGCAATGTTGGGTTAGTAGTGATACCATCTACTACTCCTAATTCATTGTATTTTTCTATAGATGCAACATTAGCAGTATCTAGGAAGATTTTCATTTTTTTTCACTCTTTTTTAGGGCGACCACATTTTTTACTATTTCCCCTGGAGATAAGCCATATTTATCCAAGAGTGAATCGATCTCTTCGTCTCTTGCAGATTCACCATATTTATCCCTAATTCCAATTTTTCTTACAAAAGTAGGGCATATTTCAGAGGTCACTTCTGAAATTGCAGACCCCAGTCCACCTACTATATTATGTTCTTCTACGGAAGCCAATGAGCCGGTTTCCTTCGTACATTTGTAAATCAATTCCGAGTCTATCGGTTTGATAGAGTACATGTCTATGACCCTACAAGAAATATTATGATCTTTTTTCAAGATATCACTTGCCTTCAGTGATGCTGAGACCATAGTTCCACAGGAAAATAAACTGATATCGTTACCATCTTTTATTATTGTTCCTTTTCCAATTTCAAAATTTGATTCTTCAGAATATAATTCCTCAGTTGAAGGTCTAGCTAACCTTACATAGAATGGACCCGGAATATTCACTATTTTTCCCAATAATTTTTTGACTGATATCGCATCGGCAGGTACCAAGACCCTCATATTTGGTAAAGATCTCATGATAGAGATATCCTCGATCTGTTGATGAGATGCTCCATCAGGTCCAACAGATAAACCTGCGTGGGATACTACAATTTTTACGTCCAGGTTTGGATAGCAAATTGCATTTCTTATCTGGTCCAAACACCTGCCTGGAATAAAAGCAGCATAAGTACTAGCAAAAGATACTTTACCAGCGATAGCAAGACCAGCAGCGATTGAAACTAGATTTGCTTCGGCTATGCCAACGTTGAAGAGCCTATCAGGAAATTTTTCACCGAACTTTTTAGTTTTAAGTGAATCAGTAGTATCGCCCCCTACACATACAATGTTAGGATACTTTTTACCTAAATTTACAAGGCTATCTCCGTATGCGGAACGCATATCAGAAAATTTAGTATCACTAGTAGTCAAATGGGTCAATTCATAGCTCACCATCATACATTATATCTTTTTTTTTAACGTCAAACATTTTTGCACCCTCGTCATTAGTTTTCAATTATCTCGATAAATTAAATTGTTCTATTATATTCCTACGGCCTTTAATCCAATCTTCTTCAAGATTTAAAGACCGTGATTCCTCGAGCAGGCTCTTCTCAAGATAAGAATCGAGCAAGAACTTAGTTTCACTAATCCTCTTGTCAACATTGCTATGACCAAATATTGCATTTCCCATTACAAAAATCCTACAACCAGCATCAAAGCACTGAGTTATCGTCGATAGATCTATTCCACCATCAGCCTCAAAATAACCCTTAAATCCCCTCTCCCTCAGCAGAGGGATAATTTTTTTCATTTTAGGTAAAACCTCCGGAATGAATTTTTGCCCGGCAAAACCAGGATTTACAGACATTATTATGATAACATCAAGATTATCAAGATATGAGAAAATCCATTCTGGTAGATCGGTGCCGGGATTTACAGCTAGCCCAGGGCTAACACCATTTGATACTAATTTAGAATTGATCCTCTCAAATTCCTGTTCGTTACTACAAGCCTCTGCATGAACAGTTATGACATCACACCCGGCATCAATATAGCGATCCAAGACTAAGGTAGGCTTTTGGATCATCAGATGAGCGTCAAAAGGCAACCTAGTTCCATTACGCAATTTCTTGATAGTATCAAAGAAGAATGTCGAGTTTGGAACAAACTTTCCGTCCATCACGTCTAGGTGTATCATATCTGCACCGTACTGCTCTGCTTTTGCTATTTTTTGCTTCAAGCTTTCCTCACTGATTCCATCCGCTCCTGCTATAATAGAAGGAGAAATCATATATTCACCTTCGAGCTCCCTTACTAACAATGGCAAGTGTTTTTTTGAAGGGGCTTTCCCATGCCACTGAGGATTGTTAGCCATATGTTTTATTCCGTTCCCCTTCACCGTATTTGCTATTATTATTTTGGGTTTGTCAGTAGGTCTTTTTAAAAGCTCTGGAATCAACTGTTCAATCTTATGACCATTAATTTCAACCACTTCCCAGTTAAAAGAAAGCCATTTTTCTTTGACAGGGTCGATTGGCATAATCTCCTCTGTAAATCCATCTTGTTGAATCTTATTTCTATCCAATATGGCAATAAGGTTATTAAGTTTAAATTTTGCAGCAGCCATTGATGCCTCCCATATCTGACCTTCATTTGTCTCGCCATCACCCAGAAGGCAATAAACCATATTGTCCCGCTTGTCGAGCTTATTAGCCAGGCATATTCCAATTGATACGGAAAGACCTATACCTTCAGACCCCCCAGAATATTCAATTCCTGGGACGCTGTGATGCTTTTGCATTTCGCTATATCTTACAGGATGGCCTTGTAGACGTGAATTCAATTTTCGTAGAGTCTTGATTTCTTCCTTTGGGAAAGATCCAGCAAGAGATAAAGTAGCATAGTAACCCGGTGCTGAATGAGCCTTTGAATTGATGAAATAGTCTCGATTTGGATTAGAAGGATGTTTAATATCATTATTCATTATTTGAAAATAAAGACAGCCCATAATCTCTGCAGCTGAAAAAGACGCACCAGGATGTCCAGACCCTGCTTCTGCAATACCAGTTAAGGCTATAGTACGTAATTCTTTCAGTTTTTCTTTTAATCTTAAATATCTATTTATGTTGTACATATCATCATCAAACTCTTCATTTTAGTCATGCGCACCACTCCATTTCAAACATCTCTGTATAATAGATTTCAAATGTCAAATAGATAAAAAGGTAGCTTCGTTTAGAAAACGATTTTACGACTTTGCTCCAATATTAGACAAAATCGCTTCTATATCTCTCCTTGTTAGTCCTACTCCTTTCTTTGCATCTCTACGATGCTGTATTTTGTTTTTAGAGAAGGCAATTAAAGTCGGTACTGCGTTGATACCATATTTATCCCACAATGGGTTTTCATCCTCGTTCAGTTTTACACTACCAATAAGGACTGTATTATCGTTCAGGTTTTTGATTGAATTTTCAAATATAGGGATGAAACTTTTACAATAATAACACCAATCAGCATAAAACAAAATTAAGGAATTTTTACCACTTGTCGCAGAGGCAAGTTCTCCCTGGTTCAAATCTTTCATGCTATAATTTTGTAGATGTACCATAAAAAATATTTGTAAAAATAACCTGGGCTAGTTGGAATCCTGATCGCGATTTGTTGGCGGGATGGTCGTCCTGTCGATCGGATAGTTGGTCGTTTGTTTGGTTGTTTGTTTGGTTGTTTGTTTGGTTGGCTGAATAATAGTCACAGATTAGTTTTTTTATACAAGAAATTCTGTATCAGAAAATCATTTTTTGTACTAATAAAAGGAGCCTGCCTACCTGAGTCATTATTGTTAATATTTGATTTTCATTTGGTAGTAATTAACTAAAGAAAGAGGTGGGAAATTGTCGGGGGAGACCTTAGAAATGTAGTTTGTTACCTAGTATCTTTTATTTTGTTTCCTTTTTGTTCTTATCTTATTGTTTTACCGAAATCATCGTTGTCTAGTGCACCTTTGAATACCTTATCATAGCACGCTTCTGCATTTTCGACTGAGAATGATCCATTGTGATTTGCAGCTCTTGTAACACAATTAAAATACCTTGTTAAAGCGTTGGCTGGTTCAACGACCATTAATTGTGCCAAAATCAATACCGAGAAAACTATGCATGATACTGTTAAAGCAGTTTTTAGATTTTGATTCATGATCATTCCAGATTATTCGCCTCCGAATTTGACATCTGCATCATTATCATCGCCATCATCATGTGGTGCGCTTCCCAAAAGAATTTCATTATAGCAACTTTTTACCTCATGTTTGGTTGGTTCCTTTTCAAAGTACGAATCTTCCTCAACACCCTTGCTTGAATCTATTTTATCATCAATGCAGTCATAAAATTGTGGTAATCCGCTATCTAAGGTTTGGTTTCCACTATTAATTTCTATCAAATCCACGGCCTGAGCGTACACCTTATTTGTATGCAGTGGGGTACCTGCGATACTTGAAACGGTAATCATTAGCGCTGAAAATACTAACGAATTTATCCAGAGATATTTCATCCTACAAAAAGTTCGAAATAAATTATTTAACCCATTCTACAAAATACTCCAAATGATTTCTCAAGAACAAAGTTTGTTCAGTAATTCAAATGTTAATCAAACCTTATTTCGAAGCCTCCAAAATACTATTAGATAGCTCGATTTTTCGGCATGTTTTTCCCAATATCAAAACAAAACGAGTATTTACAGATTTCCAGCTACGATCTTTGTAAACCGGATAAAACGGTCACTGATTCAAAATTAGTAATATAAGACTATAACATTACAAAGCAATTGTTATCATTGTAAAGAATTCTCGATCAGGGCATAGAACTTAAAGAAGATAACTATTTTCCAATTAAAAAGTCTTTTTATACTAATTTTTGAATGGTCAATAGAGGTCATGTATTTGATTAATAGTCATAAATTGGCTCATGGGGAATCATAATGTCATCCCCCAAGGTTTCTTCTGATGTAATATCTTTAGAGCATATAGGTTTTGTAGTCATTTTGCAACGAACTATATCAATTTTCAAATGAATCTTTTATCGATGTAAAACGTAAAAGTATAGAATATAAATATAATCGTGGCTATAGTCTCATATTGATTTTTTTGTCCAAAATGAAGTATGCCTTGTTGATTTTGATATTTTTTACAAGTTTAGCGATTATTCATTCCCCACAAGCGTTTGGTCAAAATCAAAGCTTAGAACAACATTTAGGTTTGTTTGGCAATGGGAATAATTCATTGTTAAACGATATATTCAATAAAGTAAAAGATTCTGTGGTTCAAATAAGTACAGAATATCAACCTACAGACGCTCCAAATGGGTCTTACGATTCGACAGGTAATAGTCCATACGCAATGAAGTTTGGTTCTGGATTTGTTTATGACAAATCAGGTACTATCATAACGAATTATCACGTTGTTAGTTCTGCAACTAACATAATAGTTACTTTCAATGATGGTAACAGTTATACTGCTAAAGTGGTTGGCGTAGATCCATATGGAGACATTTCTATACTGAAACTGGATAATCCAGTGGACGAAAAATTGATTCCAGTAACATTATCAAACTCCTCTTCATTGAAAGTTGGTGATCCGGTTTTGGCAATTGGTAACCCATATGGGCTAGATAATACTTTAACATTTGGTATTGTTAGCCAAATAGGCAGACTGTTGCCAAACTCAGACTTAGGTTACTCGATTCCTAATGTAATTCAGACAGATGCCGCTATTAATCCAGGAAATTCAGGAGGCCCACTAATAGACCTTGATGGTAATGTCGTAGGCATGAACACTGCGATATTTTCAAATACAGGAGCTTATACAGGAGTTGGATTTGCAATTCCTTCCAACGATATCATTAGAATAATACCTCCGTTGATAAAAACAGGTACATACCAACATCCTTGGTTAGGAATATCAGGATCAAAGTTATCGCCCACTTTAGCTGAAATGTTTGGATTACCTCTTAATTACAAAGGTGTACTAATTGAGAATGTTGTGCAAAATGGACCGGCGGACAAAGCAGGTTTGAAAGGAATGCTAATTCAGGGAAACAGATTTGGGGAACAACAAATACTAGATAAGGATATTATAATTGCAATAGACAACAACCCTGTATCAAGAATTGATGATATAATTTCCTATTTAGACATTAACAAAAAGGTGGGAGACAAAGTAGATTTGACCGTTAACCGTAACGGGCAAACAATAAACCTTGTTGCAACTTTGGAAGCAAGGCCGAATTTGCCTTTACAAGAAATTCAATCACAATCAGAACCCAATTATGACAATCCCCAACCATATACCCCATTCCCAAATTTCAAACTGCCACCGCTCCCAGAATTTAAGCTTCCAGAATTGCCTAATTTTAATATCCCTGGCCTATACATTGGAAATAAATAACTACTTCACCAAGAGGTTATAGACCAATCACTTATTTGGAAACGACTAAATCAAATATTACTTTCCAAGAAAAGATGTTCATTGAATGATGTCTAGAAATCCGACGGAAGTTTGTTTAATTTTGGATTTAGATTTATAAACCTTCATTTTATTAATTTACAATGTATATATGTCTGTGCAGAAAATAGCTTCAACTCCTCTTGTCAAAATAAACAATGTAAGCTTCAGAAATGGCTCAGAAGTTATTTTAGATAATGTATCCTTTGAAATAGACAGAGGAGATTTCTTAGGTATTATTGGACCAAACGGCGCTGGTAAAACCACTCTTTTTAAATGTCTGCTAGGGCTGAACAAAGAGTATACTGGTAATATAAGATTATTTGATAAAGACATACGAAATCACGCAAAAGAAATTTATAAAAAGAT
This Candidatus Nitrosocosmicus oleophilus DNA region includes the following protein-coding sequences:
- a CDS encoding thioredoxin family protein, with the translated sequence MKDLNQGELASATSGKNSLILFYADWCYYCKSFIPIFENSIKNLNDNTVLIGSVKLNEDENPLWDKYGINAVPTLIAFSKNKIQHRRDAKKGVGLTRRDIEAILSNIGAKS
- a CDS encoding AAA family ATPase, with translation MSAANDANIEYIDWNNAFEILDKAFKLGIFVLIIGPKGTGKTTLVRKFAKQVSKELSSVNFSLRTRESHLIGTNTIDNGQINFVNGVLVHSMTQGDLLYLDELNAAEPDVLLRLDEALDDRRQIVLKEFHGQTIKAKDNWFVIGTINPLSHVGTKELPPQILSRFPIRIMLDYPPEDTELEIIKKHVKVNTQNEEDNIKSAIKLAHNLRKAASLEEIFYSPSLRETIAYSKLVTNNTNAKEAAEFVFANVYHQWGEIEYRKVMDIIASIFL
- a CDS encoding transketolase family protein, which gives rise to MRSAYGDSLVNLGKKYPNIVCVGGDTTDSLKTKKFGEKFPDRLFNVGIAEANLVSIAAGLAIAGKVSFASTYAAFIPGRCLDQIRNAICYPNLDVKIVVSHAGLSVGPDGASHQQIEDISIMRSLPNMRVLVPADAISVKKLLGKIVNIPGPFYVRLARPSTEELYSEESNFEIGKGTIIKDGNDISLFSCGTMVSASLKASDILKKDHNISCRVIDMYSIKPIDSELIYKCTKETGSLASVEEHNIVGGLGSAISEVTSEICPTFVRKIGIRDKYGESARDEEIDSLLDKYGLSPGEIVKNVVALKKSEKK
- a CDS encoding VWA domain-containing protein, with amino-acid sequence MSIFWDIKDKGKENDIDSKHDKNFDNEIKSKQNKKRSESFLRFDDLDLDNIHIRNDVLLEIATFLSRRWSDSTESTIHISREGKISTNLDKKRITLPGLDYFYGNIFQKYRQWRTLLWYESVRLKYSFKIFDTDVVFGFVFNILETKRIEILGLEEWKGMIKEIIYYEGLSWHNKPLLNSLHGKNKVLEAFSQFFLTGYIKGELYGGENERVIKASDYAQNILREYIRNFKLNNKTFDQIKDQKWLEYETRQIIKILQVDSLMSVPPIPIIMPKSKIGLSMKQEEVLSQIEKLVRIKNKEIEIEKLKKEIVQGDDINEEFRIIVNESKKNDNKGYESTENLSIAIPDNTGVDENAIYDFDLINKVKTALKEWKSGWKEKYDFSGDEIEIENYIEKQPKIFISDKKIAINVKISVLLDLSSSIEDNEIEYKKATVALCEGLEYLGIKFSIYAFNTESRMVKCWVIKPPTARWGSIYARRLMQVKPIGGTPLAEIYKILQPSISAFKPDIFVTLTDGEPSDMDAVRSVVLSYKRSGVEMIAIGLGSDLGDAIGIGHNLKYLNYQRILTLSKKRLQDLPKKVLGLLTTD
- a CDS encoding S1C family serine protease, with amino-acid sequence MKYALLILIFFTSLAIIHSPQAFGQNQSLEQHLGLFGNGNNSLLNDIFNKVKDSVVQISTEYQPTDAPNGSYDSTGNSPYAMKFGSGFVYDKSGTIITNYHVVSSATNIIVTFNDGNSYTAKVVGVDPYGDISILKLDNPVDEKLIPVTLSNSSSLKVGDPVLAIGNPYGLDNTLTFGIVSQIGRLLPNSDLGYSIPNVIQTDAAINPGNSGGPLIDLDGNVVGMNTAIFSNTGAYTGVGFAIPSNDIIRIIPPLIKTGTYQHPWLGISGSKLSPTLAEMFGLPLNYKGVLIENVVQNGPADKAGLKGMLIQGNRFGEQQILDKDIIIAIDNNPVSRIDDIISYLDINKKVGDKVDLTVNRNGQTINLVATLEARPNLPLQEIQSQSEPNYDNPQPYTPFPNFKLPPLPEFKLPELPNFNIPGLYIGNK
- the fsa gene encoding fructose-6-phosphate aldolase; the encoded protein is MKIFLDTANVASIEKYNELGVVDGITTNPTLLSKEKGNPIKTMKKIVEIMKGPVSLEVVAIDYDKMLEESLKLAKYGENVVVKIPMTMAGLKVVHSLTKKGIKTNVTLIFSANQALLAAKAGATYVSPFIGRLDDIGAEGLNLVSEIVQIFASYDISTQLLVASVRHPLHVIEAAKMGADVVTLPPDILDKMIRHPLTDKGLDSFLSDWKKLEKDNPDLAF
- a CDS encoding ribulose-phosphate 3-epimerase: MYNINRYLRLKEKLKELRTIALTGIAEAGSGHPGASFSAAEIMGCLYFQIMNNDIKHPSNPNRDYFINSKAHSAPGYYATLSLAGSFPKEEIKTLRKLNSRLQGHPVRYSEMQKHHSVPGIEYSGGSEGIGLSVSIGICLANKLDKRDNMVYCLLGDGETNEGQIWEASMAAAKFKLNNLIAILDRNKIQQDGFTEEIMPIDPVKEKWLSFNWEVVEINGHKIEQLIPELLKRPTDKPKIIIANTVKGNGIKHMANNPQWHGKAPSKKHLPLLVRELEGEYMISPSIIAGADGISEESLKQKIAKAEQYGADMIHLDVMDGKFVPNSTFFFDTIKKLRNGTRLPFDAHLMIQKPTLVLDRYIDAGCDVITVHAEACSNEQEFERINSKLVSNGVSPGLAVNPGTDLPEWIFSYLDNLDVIIIMSVNPGFAGQKFIPEVLPKMKKIIPLLRERGFKGYFEADGGIDLSTITQCFDAGCRIFVMGNAIFGHSNVDKRISETKFLLDSYLEKSLLEESRSLNLEEDWIKGRRNIIEQFNLSR